One segment of Theobroma cacao cultivar B97-61/B2 chromosome 9, Criollo_cocoa_genome_V2, whole genome shotgun sequence DNA contains the following:
- the LOC18589822 gene encoding 1-acyl-sn-glycerol-3-phosphate acyltransferase PLS1: MEISAIVTSVPLSLMFIFIGTIINLIQVACYLTIRPLSKSTFRRINGAVSEVLWLELVWLMEWWSGCEVKLHTDLKTYRLMGKEHALLMPNHVADADTMLVWLLAQRMGCLRSALIISKKSTQYLPIFGWTTWFYEFIFVDRNWAKDGSKLKSSFQALKDFPIPFWVTIFAEGTRLTPDKLLEAQTFASTKGLAIPKNVLIPRTKGFVTAVQSLRSFVPALYDVTIAIQKGHPSPSLLRFLKRQPCKIKVHIKRYSMKELPESDEGIAQWCRNRFIAKDALLDKLAATGGFDEEEITDFRRSTKSLIVFLITLFLFSVGAWISCQKFSLLSNRRGYTILATIVGTAAIFAHIFLEFTKLPPQKCKATLQTNGDT; this comes from the exons ATGGAAATTTCTGCCATAGTTACTAGTGTTCCTTTAAGTTTGATGTTCATTTTCATCGGCACCATCATAAATCTCATCCAA GTGGCTTGTTATCTAACTATTCGGCCGCTGTCGAAAAGCACATTCAGAAGAATCAATGGAGCAGTTTCAGAGGTTTTATGGCTAGAACTTGTGTGGCTGATGGAGTGGTGGTCTGGCTGTGAG GTAAAACTGCATACAGATTTGAAAACTTACCGGTTGATGG GTAAAGAACATGCTCTTCTTATGCCTAATCATGTGGCTGATGCCGATACGATGCTTGTATGGCTTTTAGCACAG CGCATGGGTTGTCTTCGCAGCGCTCTCATAATCTCGAAGAAATCTACGCAATACCTTCCG ATCTTTGGTTGGACAACTTGGTTTTACGAATTTATTTTCGTGGATAGAAATTGGGCGAAGGACGGAAGCAAATTGAAG TCAAGTTTTCAAGCGCTTAAGGATTTTCCTATTCCTTTTTGGGTGACAATTTTCGCGGAGGGAACGCGTTTGACGCCCGATAAACTCTTAGAAGCTCAAACATTTGCTTCTACCAAAGGGTTGGCAATTCCCAAGAACGTTTTGATCCCCAGAACCAAG GGTTTTGTTACAGCAGTACAGAGTTTGCGATCCTTTGTTCCAGCGCTTTATGATGTTACAATTGCTATACAAAAAGGTCACCCGTCTCCGTCATTGCTGAGATTTCTAAAGAGGCAACCTTGCAAG ATAAAGGTGCATATAAAGCGATATTCGATGAAGGAACTGCCAGAATCAGATGAAGGCATCGCTCAATGGTGTAGAAATAGGTTCATTGCCAAG GATGCTCTACTAGACAAATTAGCAGCAACCGGTGGATTtgatgaagaagaaattaCAGATTTTCGGCGCTCAACGAAGTCACTTATA GTTTTTCTCATTAccctctttttattttctgttgGAGCTTGGATATCATGTCAGAAGTTTTCCTTGCTCTCTAATCGGAGGGGGTACACCATTTTGGCAACCATAGTTGGAACTGCAGCAATCTTCGCACACATTTTCCTTGAATTCACCAAGTTACCACCACAAAAGTGCAAAGCTACTTTGCAGACAAATGGAGATACATAA